In one window of Plasmodium berghei ANKA genome assembly, chromosome: 14 DNA:
- a CDS encoding DNA polymerase epsilon subunit B, putative: MNSFIKDKIIGDVIKSHDIKNINLYLTNIEEHIIKIKNEGKSIIDQVFLAFNGSISHISLYSYLYDHNINVDLDCLNIIYEHSYVEEDKLIEEGKDNDKIVEITKFDSELMYYLVKTYKENFEGNHNLTVKDIENIIIDYKEKKYQETIKLYKDKYRDGIKIYNTFLDLSHFYYDEKRMRFFKKKKEGSIENYNEYINANADVEFYDLKYHILSKKTKGHPSILFWSDAINEIHIKDKTIITSVDAVKLTNTDHQHIIGILGLNRDGDLVIQGIRNEVKLVINKSCVINHGIYCIGHVILVQGRIKLANKTFYATEIMHPPRNYHDEKNEGDLFYSFENEKDQIGMTEYELIVKNNDKSQNWIIMHDIYLDNPYTFEILEKMFSLYVTTYPDNELPVGFILMGDFISLKFDYNKNFNNLYIKGFEKLSYLLISKFKLILQNCYLVFIPGKNDPCACKNSLPKLPILPYYIKKFKENIESFCPCEDRIIFATNPCRIRHFNKKMIFFRHDILNDLIWSASINATDDNKQNLQNILTSTIIGQSHIYPIPHDSRILKRYSPFLFIYPLPTFICISDNTCNSFISYASENTSDSIISNSDMSFTKKKAFTVYNVLQHEAKRYIVPV; the protein is encoded by the exons ATGAATAGTTTcataaaagataaaattattggggatgtaataaaaagccatgatataaaaaatataaatttatatttaacaaatattGAAGagcatattataaaaataaaaaatgaggGAAAAAGTATAATTGATCAAGTATTTTTGGCTTTTAATGGATCGATAAGTCATATATCTTTATactcatatttatatgatcataatattaatgtaGATTTAGATTgcttaaatattatttatgaacATAGTTATGTAGAAGAAGACAAACTAATAGAGGAAGGTAaagataatgataaaattgttgaaataacaaaatttgATTCAGAActtatgtattatttagtaaaaacatataaagaaaattttgaaGGTAATCATAATTTAACAGTTAAagatattgaaaatattataatagattataaagaaaaaaaataccaagaaacaataaaattatataaagacAAATATCGGGatggaataaaaatttataatacatttttagaTTTAagtcatttttattatgatgaaaaaCGTATGcgattttttaaaaaaaaaaaagaaggatctatagaaaattataatgaatatataaatgcaaATGCAGATGTTGAATTTTatgatttaaaatatcacatattaagtaaaaaaacaaaaggCCATCCATCAATTCTATTTTGGTCCGATGCAATTAATGAAATACATATCAAAGACAAAACTATTATCACATCTGTCGATGCTGTAAAACTAACAAATACGGATCACCAGCATATTATTGGAATATTAGGATTAAATAGAGATGGAGATTTAGTTATACAAGGTATTCGAAACGAAGTTAAATTAGTTATTAACAAATCATGTGTTATAAACCATGGAATATATTGTATTGGTCATGTTATACTAGTTCAAGGTCGAATCAAATTAgcaaataaaacattttatgCTACCGAAATAATGCACCCCCCAAG AAATTAtcatgatgaaaaaaacgaaGGGGATTTATTCTACAGCTTTGAAAACGAAAAAGACCAAATTGGAATGACAGAATACGAACTGATCGTAAAAAATAACGACAAAAGTCAAAACTGGATAATAATgcatgatatatatttggaTAATCCTTATACTTTTGagattttagaaaaaatgttttCTCTTTATGTAACTACATATCCAGATAATGAATTACCTGTTGGGTTTATATTAATGGGTGATTTTATAAGTTTAAAATTcgattataataaaaattttaataatttatatataaaagggtttgaaaaattatcatatttactaatatcaaaatttaaattaattttacaaaacTGTTATTTAGTTTTTATTCCCGGAAAAAATGATCCGTGTGCATGTAAAAATAGTTTACCAAAATTACCAATTCTtccatattatattaaaaagtttaaagaaaatatagaatCATTTTGTCCTTGTGAAGACAGAATCATATTTGCAACAAATCCATGCCGAATTCgacattttaataaaaaaatgatatttttcAGACACGATATATTAAACGATTTAATTTGGAGTGCTTCTATAAATGCAACAGATGATAACAAACAAAAtcttcaaaatattttaacatCAACTATTATAGGTCAAAGTCATATATACCCAATACCTCATGATAGTCGAATACTAAAACGATATTCTCCGtttctatttatatacCCTTTACCAacttttatatgtatatctGATAATACATGTAATAGTTTTATATCATATGCTTCAGAAAATACTAGTGATTCGATCATATCAAATTCAGATATGtcatttacaaaaaaaaaagcattTACTGTATATAACGTCCTTCAACATGAAGCGAAGCGATACATCGTTCCTGTATAG
- a CDS encoding helicase, putative: MHCNTVKRTYECLYTHQKTQKNKKWKDGYCEILISYGVTKIYLLNSNRICVESFISNITNFESIEEEIELSNNLVQFVDIYNYVESEITNEIINDDSRKRGSEFSKEHDNTHSKKIKKKHEAINFNKNYQIKREELLRPKEILVPSKRIDKYAHTNRKFEVPRKIEPTNDKSKDYEQNELDNMDNEIIENIGTQFTNINKESYISMDKKNMTNITYTTTHLFNKKNTTKWYDGYIVDKENEIELYNFLEEKLFVKKKENIIYDEYMSFGTYIVYNDFLNKPSSGSNNILETSNFIKKNKFNKNLHNVLKCGISKNSSINVKKLDEKEFQQKIEYYKNSEHNLGIENRIFSNPRKRNFVFSKENNNYDNIIHEGRNQNNLENFSEKYNEQIKDSSINKKNGSIHITNKNECELHFYTNYDCDKDEKKKNTKIVFFSGNRENCNKYEEIVNIGQVVSKNHFSHINVFNNSMKIKLNDGLINYDNKDRNIENDNKFEQLDNINRLSSSLENTKHSDNPKKDYSNTNNEKYNGNYEKNTYNLLSNNYNENIYLENGNDQKNNSILTKKDTSLHVLEAKTILETDKKITHLISEQNLYCDIYKINNIFSFSNNNNSFCINDTEHINRNNLFLPVYIIIPKKKEDIKNKLNELPYFKIPNFFVNKSEYILCFMNATLFQIYYEITNKFIYIYDNLIYALKDDMYKKSNLKSVNENINTKNKDLTPISKMNGISTSSITTNNTTNLNFNEEYKKKNYKNNTEDNYILLLENVELVYSLQDGNTNKYGKGTFLNTKNKKNTGIKYFLKKNTDNAILIEKNGITHVKNNIKKYININHIIIIRKKCDYGENNVYTTHKDALLLFTTKWNGFKNNYLEIFPLNFETFVYICELFEKEKNVLISKEFLYFLKKYKSINFQKCLFFIKMSDHLDNLKHLFYFYKNIEEENIYYNKKNIHKNINYMNNNEKFIYYNFVGKRMGVKDCIAKSYNNLIPLNNVNIEYKNELIQNLQNNKKLNKKQKEIIQSVINWFEYKKERVNDIDNQNKNKQIEQTSSCILVNGIFGSGKSTLICNIIMCLDKILGYEEKLIKDEKKQKKKESEKGHTYDSNSELYENTMPKYKSLLTKIKEEEKSKNSINEKQKKKIILMCNTNFAVDNILLKLKRDFEFYDFSRIGTISEINPFLITNFISITSKEETNAEEIKNYLEKFDTNTVKSNNFNDSQNEGKNTNHAKNVLNKNNIKWNNDDKICDIEKSIEENDNEFKQYETSKEPESDRSNPSINNLIKPNKIHKITDINKLIEVLKKEKKYMILKNKYKNKRVIAGTCKSLYIFEKLNKIKDSINYLIADECTQIDELTLLKFFIRYPIKKIILIGDIMQLGFVMKSKSDLCRSLFSRLIENELFIKYFFIKQFRNCKENKEIVGNYDTPNLINAQTNISVNTLVDQITKLTELEYSNYKSEIYEQMFNLHYENCYNNIGKYKQNNLYINKLIIMNKQYRCHPDISNICSHLFYNNYIKNAKCTEQNTIIYDKYNAHLNFILIRKEYKGIHRNSYFINTLEANIILNICDNMISNKINPDQIGIISLFRYQSIYIQNKMKLSKNYDILKRIKVSTVDSFQGIEKEIILFSCVLSFFSDAQKKYTANKTEQEKKETNVHHNSQFFSEKNICTQIHKTQECTEQLLSAGDLFDYFCENKNRINVALSRSRNQLIIVAHQAFVQKNKIWSYIKSKSKIHYYD, encoded by the coding sequence ATGCATTGCAACACAGTTAAAAGAACATATGAATGCTTGTATACGCATCAGAAAAcccaaaaaaataaaaaatggaaagaTGGATACTgtgaaatattaattagCTATGGTGTAAcgaaaatatatctattaAATTCAAATAGGATTTGCGTGGAAAGTTTTATTAGTAACATCACAAATTTTGAAAGCATAGAAGAAGAAATCGAACTATCTAATAATTTAGTACAATTTGttgatatttataattatgttGAAAGTGAAATAACaaatgaaattataaatgatGATTCTCGGAAAAGAGGAAGTGAATTTTCCAAGGAACATGATAATACAcatagtaaaaaaataaaaaaaaaacatgaggctatcaattttaataaaaattaccAGATAAAAAGAGAAGAGTTATTAAGAccaaaagaaatattagTTCCATCTAAAAGAATAGATAAATATGCACATACTAATAGGAAATTTGAAGTACCTAGGAAAATAGAGCCAACTAATGACAAAAGTAAAGACtatgaacaaaatgaatTGGACAATATGGACaatgaaataatagaaaatataggAACACAATTtactaatataaataaagaaagcTATATTTCTATGGATAAGAAAAACATGACAAATATAACATATACAACCActcatttatttaataaaaaaaataccaCCAAATGGTATGATGGGTATATAGTTGATAAAGAGAATGAAATAGaactatataattttttagaagaaaaattatttgtaaaaaaaaaagaaaatattatttatgatgAATACATGTCATTTGGAACCTATATTGTTTATAACgactttttaaataaaccATCCAGTGGTAGTAACAACATTTTAGAAACCtctaattttattaaaaaaaataaatttaataaaaatctTCACAATGTATTAAAATGTGGAATATCCAAAAATAGTAGTataaatgtgaaaaaaCTTGATGAAAAGGAATTCCaacaaaaaattgaatattataaaaacagTGAACATAATTTAGGGATAGAAAATAGAATTTTCTCAAATCCACGAAAAAgaaattttgttttttctaaagaaaataataattatgataacATTATACATGAAGGAagaaatcaaaataatttagaaaatttttCTGAGAAATATAACGAACAAATAAAAGACAGCtctataaataaaaaaaatggatctatacatattacaaataaaaatgaatgtgaactacatttttatacaaattatGATTGTGATAAAgatgaaaagaaaaaaaataccaaaattgtttttttttctggaAATAGAGaaaattgtaataaatatgaagaaATAGTTAATATTGGCCAAGTTGTTAGTAAAAATCATTTTTCTCATATTAATGTTTTTAACAACtctatgaaaataaaattaaatgatggGTTAATTAACTATGATAATAAAGATAgaaatattgaaaatgataataaatttgaacAGTTAGACAATATAAATCGATTATCATCTTCTTTAGAAAATACAAAACATTCTGATAATCCCAAAAAGGATTATAGCAATactaataatgaaaaatataatggtAATTATGAGAAAAATACTTATAATTTGCTGTCTAAcaattataatgaaaatatatatttagaaaatggAAACgaccaaaaaaataactcAATTTTAACTAAAAAGGATACATCTCTTCATGTGTTGGAAGCGAAGACAATTCTTGAAACAGACAAAAAGATAACCCACTTAATATCAgaacaaaatttatattgtgatatatacaaaattaataatattttttcttttagtaataataataatagtttttgtataaatgaCACTGAACATATTAATAGaaacaatttatttttacctgtttatataattattcctaaaaaaaaagaagatataaaaaataaattaaacgAATTaccatattttaaaatacctaatttttttgttaataaatcagaatatattttgtgcTTTATGAATGCTACACTATTTCAGATATATTATGAgataacaaataaatttatatatatttacgataatttaatatatgcattaaaagacgatatgtataaaaaatccAACTTAAAATCTGTAAATGAAAacataaatacaaaaaacaAAGACCTTACCCCCATTTCTAAAATGAATGGAATATCCACTTCTAGTATTACTACTAATAATACAACTAATTTGAATTTTAatgaagaatataaaaaaaaaaattataaaaataataccgAGGACAATTATATACTATTATTGGAAAATGTCGAACTTGTGTACAGTTTACAAGATGGAAATACCAACAAATATGGTAAAGGGACTTTTctaaatacaaaaaataaaaaaaacacagggattaaatattttttaaaaaaaaatacggATAATGCAATATtgatagaaaaaaatggaataacacatgttaaaaataatataaaaaaatatataaatatcaatcatataattataataagaaaaaaatgtgattatggagaaaataatgtataCACTACTCATAAAGATGCCTTGCTTTTGTTTACTACTAAATGGAATGggtttaaaaataattatttggaAATATTCCCCTTAAATTTTGAAAcctttgtatatatatgtgaacTATttgaaaaggaaaaaaatgtattaatatcaaaagaatttctttattttttaaaaaaatataaatccaTAAATTTCCAGAAAtgtctattttttattaaaatgtcTGACCATTTAGATAATTTGAAACAcctcttttatttttacaaaaatatagaagaagaaaatatatattataataaaaaaaatattcataaaaatataaactatatgaataataatgaaaagtttatatattacaattttGTTGGGAAACGAATGGGAGTAAAGGATTGCATAGCAAAGTCTTATAATAACTTAATACCGTTAAATAATGTGAAtattgaatataaaaatgaattaatacaaaatttacaaaataataaaaaattaaataaaaaacaaaaggaaataatacAATCTGTAATAAACTGgtttgaatataaaaaggaaagagtaaatgatatagataatcaaaataaaaataaacaaattgaACAAACAAGCAGCTGTATATTAGTTAATGGGATATTCGGATCTGGGAAAAGTACACTAATATGTAACATAATTATGTGTTtagataaaatattaggatatgaagaaaaactaataaaagatgaaaaaaaacaaaaaaaaaaagaatcaGAAAAAGGACATACATATGATTCAAATTCCGagttatatgaaaataccatgccaaaatataaatcacTTTTGACCAAAATAAAAGAGGAGGAAAAATctaaaaatagtataaatgaaaaacaaaaaaaaaaaataatactaatGTGCAATACTAATTTTGCTGTTGAcaatatacttttaaaattgaaacgtgattttgaattttatgatttttcAAGAATAGGTACCATATCTGAAATAAAcccttttttaataacaaaCTTTATTAGTATAACCTCAAAGGAGGAAACAAATGCAGAAGAAatcaaaaattatttggaAAAATTTGATACAAATACTGTAAAAAGCAACAATTTCAATGATAGTCAAAATGAAGGGAAAAATACAAATCATGCTAAAAATGtattgaataaaaataacataaaatggaataacgatgataaaatatgtgATATCGAAAAAAGtatagaagaaaatgaCAATGAGTTCAAACAATATGAAACTTCTAAAGAACCCGAAAGTGATAGAAGTAACCCAAGTATAAACAATTTGATCAAgccaaataaaatacataaaataacagacataaataaattaattgaagtattaaaaaaagaaaaaaaatatatgattttaaaaaataagtacaaaaataaaagagtTATAGCAGGGACATGTAaaagtttatatatttttgaaaaattaaataaaattaaagatagtattaattatttaattgcTGATGAATGTACCCAAATAGACGAATTGAcacttttaaaattttttataagatatccgataaaaaaaattattcttATAGGGGATATTATGCAATTGGGTTTTGTTATGAAAAGTAAAAGCGATTTATGCCGTAGTTTATTTTCAAGACTTATAGAAAATGAGTTGttcattaaatatttttttataaaacaatttagGAATtgtaaagaaaataaagaaattgtTGGAAATTATGATACCccaaatttaataaatgcaCAAACTAATATTAGTGTAAATACCTTAGTTGATCAAATAACCAAACTCACAGAATTAGaatattcaaattataaaagtgaaatatatgaacaGATGTTTAATTTACACTATGAAAATTgctataataatattggaaaatataaacaaaataatttatatattaataaattaataataatgaataaaCAATATCGATGTCATCCAGATATAAGCAACATATGCAGTCATCttttttacaataattatattaagaATGCAAAATGCACAGAACAAAAtactataatatatgataaatataatgcacatttaaattttatacttATAAGAAAGGAATATAAAGGAATACATCGTAACTCTTACTTTATTAATACATTAGAAgccaatattattttaaacatTTGTGATAATATGATttctaataaaataaatccaGATCAAATAGgaattatttctttatttagaTATCAAtctatttatattcaaaataaaatgaaattgtcaaaaaattatgatattttaaaaaggaTAAAAGTTAGTACAGTAGATTCTTTTCAAGGCatagaaaaagaaattattttattttcttgtgttttatcttttttctCAGATgctcaaaaaaaatatacagcAAACAAAACAGAAcaggaaaaaaaagaaactaATGTACATCATAATAGTCAGTTTTtttcagaaaaaaatatatgcacacaAATTCATAAAACACAAGAATGTACAGAACAACTATTATCTGCTGGTgatttatttgattatttttgtgaaaataaaaatcgaATAAATGTTGCATTAAGTCGATCCAGAAATCAATTAATAATTGTTGCTCACCAAGCATTtgttcaaaaaaataaaatctggagttatataaaatcaaaatcgaaaatacattattatgattga